A single genomic interval of Cucumis sativus cultivar 9930 chromosome 5, Cucumber_9930_V3, whole genome shotgun sequence harbors:
- the LOC116403891 gene encoding zinc finger CCCH domain-containing protein 17-like: MVGGGPQVLEQPPQSLPQSTSAAEEEAIKRNTDCVYFLASPLTCKKGSECEYRHSEYARVNPRDCWFWLNGNCLNPKCSFRHPPLDGLVGTPHSTTPSSQIPSQTAAIPSTPVNSSKQAVPCIFFQKGLCLKGDRCAFLHGPPSVQTNKVPQMGANAQAGEPPSVKKVSGGTQRSSQEQKIPQANFLKSISGSSVKIATKDETVPSKIGKLNEKSIPPAEMADGGSRYKTTNALPTINECSLSRANRLQQSHVIDDHGLQNGKDADEFLKESSPGFDVLVDDELRGSGYYGSEEQYGRSRGHEGGNMTSMNDYDINHSADYKMMGDVDHDVYNDVTDYDYESRQGGQYGWDHRRTSSDKLSLSSAQMERRIFPKSNSPEHVQNVDLRHRLNKQRRGNGLRSVINNENAASRPEERNYRSSRRDSHSSQESTVSNRLRGRIKLPRIPSPVRSSDIRPERDLNRGRPWGRSSPGRSQSLSNQGSNRDEIKGRLEEDYNNERRTFNGFNSRRERTDGTSDFAAPKSLAELKGDKHIVSKEQQTLGKRKGFDIDQSGGELSFEGPKSLSEILKRKRQVKAAVDLPINNAERDNSERSMERSTTHQLKQSVLSSTGKDETNSLDGVKSAPAETFVQEEENIDVPHRRSSQPMHSADDHGIEAYDEGLVEEDQEYEGDDQRDDGEYEYEQVDDGEYTYEEGDNIDPEEEYMDDEDGDDFAKKIGVMS, encoded by the exons GGGAGTGAATGTGAGTATCGTCACAGTGAATATGCCCGGGTCAATCCTAGGGATTGCTGGTTCTGGTTAAATGGTAACTGCTTGAATCCAAAATGTTCATTCAGACATCCA CCTTTGGATGGCTTGGTAGGAACTCCTCATTCAACAACTCCGAGTTCTCAGATTCCTTCTCAAACTGCAGCAATTCCCTCTACTCCTGTCAACTCGAGTAAACAAGCAGTCCCCTGCATTTTTTTCCAGAAGGGTCTATGTCTGAAAGGAGATCGATGTGCATTCTTGCATGGACCTCCTTCAgttcaaacaaacaaagtgCCTCAGATGGGAGCAAATGCCCAAGCTGGCGAGCCACCAAGTGTCAAGAAAGTTTCTGGTGGTACCCAAAGGAGCAGCCAAGAACAGAAGATTCCTCAAGCTAATTTTTTGAAGTCAATTAGTGGTTCATCTGTTAAAATTGCAACGAAAGATGAAACTGTGCCGTCAAAGATTGGAAAACTCAATGAGAAGAGCATACCACCTGCAGAAATGGCTGATGGTGGTTCAAGGTACAAGACTACAAATGCTCTTCCAACTATAAATGAGTGTTCACTAAGTAGAGCCAATCGACTGCAACAGAGTCATGTAATAGATGATCATGGATTACAGAATGGTAAGGATGCTGATGAGTTTTTGAAGGAGTCGTCTCCAGGTTTTGATGTTCTTGTCGATGATGAGCTTAGAGGCTCTGGTTATTATGGCAGTGAAGAACAGTATGGGAGGTCAAGAGGTCACGAGGGAGGAAATATGACTTCTATGAATGATTATGACATCAATCATTCTGCTGATTATAAAATGATGGGTGATGTTGATCATGATGTTTATAATGATGTAACAGACTATGACTACGAAAGTAGGCAAGGGGGGCAGTATGGTTGGGACCATCGTAGGACCTCGTCTGATAAGCTGTCTTTGAGCTCTGCCCAGATGGAAAGAAGGATCTTCCCGAAATCTAACAGTCCAGAACATGTTCAGAATGTGGATTTACGTCACCGTTTAAACAAGCAGAGAAGGGGAAATGGTTTGAGATCTGTGATCAATAATGAAAATGCTGCTAGTCGCCCTGAAGAAAGGAATTATCGCTCTTCTAGGAGAGATTCTCACTCCTCTCAAGAAAGCACTGTGAGTAACCGTCTCCGAGGTAGGATAAAGCTTCCAAGGATACCATCACCAGTTAGGAGTAGTGATATACGGCCAGAAAGAGATTTGAACCGGGGAAGACCCTGGGGAAGATCGTCACCAGGGAGGTCACAGTCCTTGTCTAATCAGGGAAGCAATAGAGATGAAATAAAAGGCAGACTGGAAGAAGATTATAACAATGAGCGTAGAACCTTTAATGGTTTTAATTCTAGAAGAGAGAGAACGGATGGAACATCTGACTTTGCTGCTCCAAAAAGTCTGGCTGAGCTGAAAGGCGACAAGCACATTGTTAGCAAGGAGCAGCAAACCCTTGGCAAAAGAAAAGGCTTCGATATTGATCAATCAGGAGGCGAACTGTCGTTTGAAGGACCAAAGTCTCTCAGTGAGATTCTAAAAAGGAAGAGACAAGTTAAAGCCGCTGTTGATCTTCCTATAAATAATGCTGAAAGAGACAACAGTGAAAGATCAATGGAACGCTCCACTACTCACCAGTTGAAGCAAAGTGTTCTATCATCAACAGGCAAGGACGAAACAAATAGCCTTGACGGAGTCAAATCTGCTCCAGCTGAAACTTTTGTGcaagaggaagaaaatattgacGTACCTCATCGCCGTTCTTCTCAGCCTATGCATTCGGCCGATGACCACGGGATTGAAGCTTATGATGAAGGATTGGTGGAAGAGGACCAAGAGTATGAAGGAGATGATCAAAGAGATGATGGCGAATATGAATACGAGCAAGTGGATGACGGGGAATACACATACGAGGAGGGCGATAACATAGATCCTGAAGAAGAGTACATGGATGACGAAGATGGTGATGATTTTGCCAAGAAGATTGGCGTCATGTCATGA